A region of Notolabrus celidotus isolate fNotCel1 chromosome 4, fNotCel1.pri, whole genome shotgun sequence DNA encodes the following proteins:
- the si:dkeyp-121d4.3 gene encoding serine/arginine repetitive matrix protein 2 isoform X4 — MDRGLGPTRNRPPIGPPGEDGPRPNMCHPGWGPPPPGGWGPPPPGGWPLPPEEWGPPPPEGWGPPPPGGWGPPPPGGWGPIPPEEWELRGRPPHDWGPRGPPPPGWGPHPDDWLPPPDWRPPHPDDWRLRHPDDWRPPHPDGWRPPHPDDWRHHYPDWRPPHPDDWRPPPEGWGPHMWGPEGPREPWGPEPVAPAAVPPIPPTVGIPPPDPAAFVPVQVPPAPPPACVPPVGYPSYPPPGWTGEQVVEEPMPNPPPDQPEWIKALIAAPGSESTVAEVKKPSEDPAVSMMTVTDADAEAVAPKPKTKTKSKKKPKADVSKTSMALGLLGKRSFEKPPPGRSTGIISFIGPTFGYIEREDLEKFTFSFAAFFGNPKAMAPGVRVHFTACKEKNSLIATDVKVAPGGTENVDTEIYEAAVSQPIVEPQPGERQYPGQVHVNIGPLRTSLTYERKDSTVTLLKDDQVLINLLTDIVSEKRRATNIKPKIPSTFELTKEERQEGVIISLKDSEGVIKSEEHGELSFDIKENFSDVEFTAEDINEEVEFTVITLRAGKRAIRIRRVKEPLLLTLCSATAAVAAAATTEEADTQSSDEDSDEDSSKPPTSMTMAELGPTIKLDTELYEGIVSQPIIEPTPNLPGYPGQIHANIGPVKTNVTFDHRDCGVTLLKNDHVLINLLVDICTRKRRAANIRPKIPFTFSYTKETRELGIITFLGAETGIVNSEYHGELPFDIRENFSDTKFNSSDIHKEVEFTMVMVKSEKRAIRLMRTKRVEDKILEEQKKREEEEKRKKREDEEKRKQEEEERRRREEEEMERERRKKEEVASALAAAKFKWTPLGFKIRNPDTMDDISKERFEGTVLRAISKTPRKEIKKEPEEQIGGSTENGHTPFEQDKMKEEKTDESEGPPEGAEVKKEIKKEEEEVKTDPPGGAKLNPEIGRLVMTINGEQKQLPFNPHDLLSTATMLDGDKVRFNIATHQGTKEERATFVEILPDSFEESTEQRRHGIVIEFTHDSGLIKCTQNPQLYFHMSEVIERKRLELNEKVEFSVVPHETAEGGHQAIRIKRFTESVFLPARKLGGVGASKGKMTIKLGKTSEESEKEKPETDKLKAVVKNLRSQDSKSNTSRKDYSATRHRHGRSRSRSRSRSHSRSRARSRSKSRSRSPHRDQFGRITKKRRSTSIDRDRKNSRHRRSRSRSREKQTKSHTKSRSRSRSKSRSKSPSRSRSRSRERSRDRSSKRRTKVSREPEESHKRRRELSPPPPPRRAGVMDDELARKKRELEELNEMIAYKKSLVDIDPRGLDPGQRTCIDYDHGRISVPLTEYKPVRSILKKRPDGPEYLHRPAHSYDDPYYDRPYSPYQDRRYGDRYGDPYASRAYPDRPYSDRPYADRPYETRAYGDAPYGGPPSTSSRYTDRYDVYDEPYEDRYLDPAYADRRPEDPYHPVKRSHSPEPHGSSTSQSERGPAAASESSLAQTASQPPFRPPSPTEPPPRSPSPKPKTTTTRQSPPAEKPPLDRFLDMLNKKVDTEKKSEPVYVHDDLLPHERALQDGRGFSRIVGLAQDQPTRSLPPEGEKNQPKPTRSSAERTSEEPQSKAEPYDKIQSLLRTIGLKLSTGDMSKLAMRAQEKIYSPKSLSTERETLSSTGEDLRKGRTSSVESEHIYSPSPARSSSLEPLSKHKVLTEYEGFLDQQELGALKKAQQMLSLTKTMGSVPSDSPPKNPPPGHPPPMNWPLGETTQIPSAPSFTSPNMGVPPAADQSLQRSGAPVGPPPGPPPGPPPRGPRQALPGPPPGPPPGPPPRRPGLAPGPPPGPPPHHLLGLPPFTAPSSNTVSPFIGQSAALPVHSSNPVTTSSVTPLSSTPATSSSPTDQSSITTTVARCLKVIETVKSLASQPPAKPVKSVKSVQFSLPTESPSASSLQTSAGTDDDIKTKQKEKLDLYNQRLLEKREQQYQELLARRKQWEKNKDGTLIFPGSSPGEAQDESRTPQMT; from the exons ATGGACCGAGGACTGGGACCGACCCGGAACAGACCCCCTATAGGGCCACCTGGCGAAGATGGACCTCGACCCAACATGTGTCATCCGGGCTGGGGTCCTCCTCCACCAGGAGGCTGGGGCCCCCCTCCGCCTGGTGGTTGGCCTCTGCCGCCCGAAGAATGGGGGCCTCCGCCGCCCGAAGGTTGGGGGCCACCTCCGCCTGGAGGTTGGGGACCACCTCCACCTGGAGGCTGGGGGCCAATACCACCTGAAGAATGGGAACTCAGAGGGCGTCCTCCACATGACTGGGGACCGAGAGGACCACCTCCTCCGGGCTGGGGACCCCATCCAGACGACTGGCTGCCCCCTCCTGACTGGAGACCCCCACACCCTGACGACTGGAGGCTTCGCCACCCAGACGACTGGAGACCCCCCCACCCTGATGGCTGGAGGCCTCCCCACCCGGACGACTGGAGACACCATTACCCTGATTGGAGACCCCCTCATCCCGATGACTGGAGACCTCCCCCAGAGGGCTGGGGACCACATATGTGGGGTCCAGAAGGTCCACGTGAGCCGTGGGGACCTGAACCTGTGGCACCAGCAGCTGTACCACCTATCCCTCCCACTGTTGGGATCCCTCCCCCAGACCCTGCAGCCTTTGTACCAGTGCAGGTTCCTCCTGCCCCCCCTCCAGCCTGCGTCCCTCCGGTGGGGTACCCGTCCTACCCTCCTCCGGGCTGGACTGGAGAG CAGGTTGTAGAAGAACCGATGCCAAACCCACCTCCAGATCAGCCTGAGTGG ATCAAAGCCTTGATAGCAGCCCCAGGTTCTGAGTCGACGGTGGCAGAAGTAAAGAAACCTTCAGAGGATCCAGCCGTCTCCATGATGACTGtgactgatgctgatgctgaagCTGTCGCCCCAAAACCTAAGACTAAAACCAAGTCCAAAAAGAAACCTAAAGCTGACGTGAGCAAGACCAGCATGGCTCTGGGGCTGCTGGGGAAACGTTCATTTGAAaa gcctcctccaGGACGGTCAACCGGCATCATCTCATTCATTGGG CCCACTTTCGGCTACATCGAGAGAGAAGATCTGGAGAAGTTCACCTTCAGCTTCGCTGCCTTCTTTGGAAACCCCAAAGCCATGGCGCCCGGGGTCAGAGTTCACTTCACCGCCTGCAAAGAGAAG AACAGCCTCATAGCGACGGATGTGAAAGTGGCTCCAGGAGGAACCGAGAACGTGGACACAGAGATCTACGAGGCGGCGGTCAGTCAGCCCATCGTGGAGCCGCAG CCCGGAGAGCGTCAGTACCCGGGTCAGGTCCACGTGAACATCGGGCCGCTGAGGACCAGCCTGACGTACGAGAGGAAGGACAGCACGGTGACGCTGCTGAAGGACGACCAGGTGCTCATCAACCTGCTGACCGACATCGTCAGCGAGAAGAGGAGAGCCACGAACATCAAACCCAAGATCCCCTCCACCTTTGAGCTCACCAAGGAGGAGCGGCAGGAG GGAGTCATCATCAGCCTGAAGGACAGCGAAGGTGTCATCAAGTCTGAAGAACACGGCGAGCTTTCCTTTGACATCAAAGAGAACTTCAGCGACGTGGAGTTCACCGCCGAGGACATCAACGAGGAGGTGGAGTTCACCGTCATCACG ctgaggGCGGGGAAGCGAGCCATCAGGATCCGGCGGGTGAAGGAGCCGCTCCTCCTCACGCTCTGCTCAGCCACCGCAGCAGTTGCCGCCGCCGCCACCACCGAGGAGGCGGACACACAGAGCTCGGATGAGGACAGTGACGAAGACTCTTCCAAGCCTCCTACATCGATGACCATGGCGGAGCTGGGGCCCACCATAAAGCTGGACACGGAGCTGTACGAGGGCATCGTCAGCCAGCCCATCATCGAGCCCACG ccCAACCTGCCGGGTTACCCGGGACAGATCCACGCCAACATCGGCCCCGTGAAGACCAACGTGACCTTTGACCACCGGGACTGCGGTGTCACGCTGCTGAAGAACGACCACGTGTTGATCAACCTGTTGGTCGACATTTGCAccaggaagaggagagcagcaaACATCCGACCCAAAATCCCGTTCACCTTCAGCTACACCAAAGAGACGAGAGAGCTG ggCATCATCACCTTCCTGGGAGCAGAGACAGGTATCGTAAACTCTGAGTATCACGGGGAGCTACCTTTCGACATCCGTGAGAACTTCAGCGACACAAAGTTCAACTCCTCCGACATCCACAAGGAGGTGGAGTTCACGATGGTCATG GTCAAATCTGAGAAGAGGGCAATCAGACTAATGAGGACCAAGAGGGTTGAGGATAAGATCCTTGAGGAGCAGAAGAAacgggaagaggaggagaagaggaagaagcgggaagatgaggagaagaggaaacaggaggaggaagagaggaggaggagggaggaggaggagatggagcgagagaggaggaagaaggaggaggtggcATCAGCGCTCGCAGCGGCAAAATTCAAG TGGACTCCTCTCGGCTTCAAAATAAGAAACCCAGACACCATGGACGACATCAGCAAGGAGAGGTTTGAGGGCACCGTCCTCAGAGCCATCTCCAAAACCCCTCGTAAGGAGATCAAGAAGGAGCCAGAGGAGCAGATAGGAGGCAGCACTGAGAACGGGCACACTCCCTTTGAGCAG GACAaaatgaaggaggagaaaacGGATGAATCAGAAGGACCACCTGAAGGAGCGGAGGTGAAGAAGGAgataaagaaggaggaggaggaggtgaagactGATCCGCCAGGTGGAGCCAAGTTAAACCCGGAGATAGGAAGGCTGGTGATGACCATCAACGGGGAGCAGAAACAGCTTCCATTCAATCCACACGACCTGCTGAGCACCGCCACCATGCTGGACGGAGACAAG GTACGTTTCAACATCGCCACCCATCAGGGGACCAAAGAGGAACGAGCTACCTTTGTGGAGATTCTCCCAGACTCCTTTGAAGAGTCTACTGAACAGAGGCGACAC GGGATTGTGATCGAGTTCACACATGACTCGGGGCTCATCAAGTGCACCCAGAACCCTCAGCTCTACTTCCACATGTCCGAGGTGATTGAGAGGAAGAGGCTGGAGCTGAATGAGAAGGTCGAGTTCAGCGTCGTCCCG CATGAAACGGCAGAGGGGGGGCACCAGGCCATCCGGATCAAACGCTTCACTGAGAGCGTTTTCCTTCCCGCTCGGAAACTGGGCGGAGTCGGAGCGAGCAAAGGAAAG ATGACCATCAAACTGGGAAAAACTTCAGAGGAATCTGA GAAGGAGAAACCAGAGACAGACAAGCTGAAGGCAGTGGTGAAAAACCTCCGATCTCAGGACAGCAAGAGTAACACCAGCAGAAAGGATTACAGCGCCACTCGGCATCGACACGGGCGGAGCAGGAGCCGaagcaggagcaggagtcatAGTAGGAGTAGGGccaggagtagaagtaaaagtaGGAGCAGGAGTCCGCACAGAGACCAGTTTGGACGTATCACCAAAAAGAGACGCAGCACCAGCATTGATCGTGATCGTAAAAATAGCAGACACAGACGAAGCAGAagcaggagcagagagaagcagaCGAAAAGCCACACTAAAAGCCGCAGCAGGAGCCGCAGCAAAAGCCGCAGCAAAAGCCCCAGCAGGAGTCGCAGCCGCAGCAGGGAAAGAAGCAGGGACAGGTCCAGCAAGAGGAGGACCAAAGTCAGTCGAGAGCCAGAGGAAAGCcacaagaggaggagggagttgagccctcctcctcctcccagacgTGCTGGCGTAATGGATGACGAGCTGGCAAGGAAGAAgagggagctggaggagctCAATGAGATGATAGCCTACAAAAAGTCCCTGGTTGACATAGACCCAAGAGGACTTGACCCTGGACAGAGGACCTGCATAGACTATGACCACGGCAGGATCTCCGTCCCACTCACTGAGTACAAACCAGTCAGATCCATCCTGAAGAAAAGACCAGATGGGCCCGAGTACCTTCATCGCCCCGCACATTCTTACGATGATCCCTACTACGACAGGCCATACAGTCCTTACCAAGACCGGCGTTATGGTGACCGCTATGGTGATCCATATGCTAGCCGTGCCTACCCTGATCGGCCTTACAGTGACCGACCATATGCAGACCGGCCCTATGAAACTCGTGCCTATGGTGACGCCCCCTATGGGGGCCCACCATCTACCAGCTCCCGTTACACAGATCGCTACGATGTTTACGATGAACCCTATGAAGATCGCTACCTTGACCCAGCATACGCAGACCGACGTCCAGAGGATCCATATCACCCAGTAAAGCGGAGCCATTCTCCTGAACCTCATGGCTCCTCTACGTCTCAGTCTGAGAGAGGACCTGCAGCCGCTAGCGAATCTTCCCTCGCACAAACTGCTTCCCAACCTCCATTTAGACCTCCTTCTCCCACAGAGCCGCCACCAAGAAGCCCATCTCCCAAACCAAAGACCACAACAACTCGCCAGTCCCCTCCAGCTGAGAAACCCCCCCTTGATCGCTTCCTTGACATGCTTAATAAAAAGGTGGATACTGAAAAGAAATCAGAACCAGTTTACGTTCATGATGACCTTTTGCCTCATGAGCGGGCACTTCAAGATGGAAGAGGTTTTTCTCGTATTGTGGGATTGGCACAAGATCAGCCCACAAGGAGTCTACCTCCAGAAGGGGAAAAGAACCAACCAAAGCCTACGAGGTCTTCAGCAGAGAGAACAAGCGAGGAACCACAGAGCAAGGCAGAACCCTACGATAAGATCCAGAGTCTGCTCCGTACGATTGGCCTAAAGCTGAGTACAGGAGATATGTCCAAACTGGCAATGCGAGCACAAGAGAAAATCTATAGTCCAAAATCCTTGTCCACAGAGCGAGAGACTTTGTCTTCCACCGGAGAGGACCTGCGAAAAGGTAGAACTAGTTCTGTTGAATCAGAACACATCTATTCCCCTTCTCCTGCGAGGTCCTCCAGTCTGGAGCCGCTCAGCAAACATAAAGTCTTGACCGAGTATGAAGGATTTCTGGACCAGCAGGAGTTGGGGGCCTTGAAGAAGGCACAACAGATGCTAAGTCTTACTAAGACAATGGGAAGCGTACCCTCTGACAGTCCTCCCAAAAATCCTCCTCCAGGGCACCCCCCACCGATGAACTGGCCCCTTGGAGAAACAACTCAGATTCCCTCAGCGCCGAGCTTCACATCTCCAAACATGGGagttcctcctgctgcagatcaATCACTCCAGAGATCTGGAGCTCCTGTAGGGCCTCCACCTGGACCTCCGCCTGGGCCACCTCCACGAGGCCCTCGACAAGCTCTTCCAGGACCGCCTCCTGGACCACCTCCTGGGCCTCCACCACGGCGCCCTGGACTGGCCCCAGGTCCTCCCCCTGGGCCTCCACCCCATCACCTTCTGGGATTACCTCCTTTCACTGCACCCTCAAGTAATACTGTCTCTCCTTTCATTGGCcagtctgctgctctgcccGTTCATTCCTCCAATCCTGTAACTACTTCCTCAGTAACGCCTCTGTcttcaacaccagcaacatccaGCTCTCCCACGGACCAATCATCCATCACTACAACTGTAGCCCGATGCCTGAAGGTCATCGAGACAGTTAAATCTCTGGCCTCCCAGCCGCCAGCCAAACCAGTCAAATCAGTCAAATCAGTCCAGTTCAGCTTACCCACTGAGTCCCCGTCGGCTTCCAGTCTTCAGACGTCTGCAGGGACTGACGACGACATAAAGACCAAGCAGAAGGAGAAG CTGGATTTGTATAACCAGAGGCTTCTTGAAAAGAGGGAGCAGCAGTACCAGGAGTTGCTCGCCCGCAGGAAACAATGGGAGAAGAACAAAGACGGCACGCTGATCTTTCCAG gttCCAGCCCAGGTGAGGCTCAGGACGAGTCCAGGACTCCGCAGATGACCTGA